One window from the genome of Hippopotamus amphibius kiboko isolate mHipAmp2 chromosome 13, mHipAmp2.hap2, whole genome shotgun sequence encodes:
- the ADRA2C gene encoding alpha-2C adrenergic receptor, whose translation MASPALAAALAAAAAAGPNASGAGEGGSGGAANASGAAWGPPPGQYSAGAVAGLAAVVGFLIVFTVVGNVLVVIAVLTSRALRAPQNLFLVSLASADILVATLVMPFSLANELMAYWYFGQVWCGVYLALDVLFCTSSIVHLCAISLDRYWSVTQAVEYNLKRTPRRVKATIVAVWLISAVISFPPLVSLYRRPDGAAYPQCGLNDETWYILSSCIGSFFAPCLIMGLVYARIYRVAKLRTRTLSEKREPAGPDGASPTTENGLGAGENGHCAPPRRPRADVEPEDSSVGAERRRRRGALRRGGRRRAGGEGPADGAGSGPGPGTAEPSALAAARSPGPSGRLSRASSRSVEFFLSRRRRARSSVCRRKVAQAREKRFTFVLAVVMGVFVLCWFPFFFSYSLYGICREACQVPRPLFKFFFWIGYCNSSLNPVIYTVFNQDFRRSFKHILFRRRRRGFRQ comes from the coding sequence ATGGCGTCCCCGGCGCTGGCGGCAgcgctggcggcggcggcggcggcgggccccaACGCGAGCGGCGCCGGCGAGGGGGGCAGCGGCGGGGCTGCCAACGCCTCGGGGGCGGCCTGGGGGCCGCCCCCGGGCCAGTACTCGGCGGGCGCCGTGGCGGGGCTGGCGGCCGTGGTGGGCTTCCTCATCGTCTTCACCGTGGTGGGCAACGTGCTGGTGGTGATCGCCGTGCTGACCAGCCGCGCGCTCCGTGCGCCGCAGAACCTCTTCCTGGTGTCTCTGGCCTCGGCTGACATCCTGGTGGCCACGCTGGTCATGCCCTTCTCTCTGGCCAACGAGCTCATGGCCTACTGGTACTTCGGGCAGGTGTGGTGCGGCGTGTACCTGGCGCTCGACGTGCTCTTCTGCACCTCGTCCATCGTGCACCTGTGCGCCATCAGCCTGGACCGCTACTGGTCCGTGACGCAGGCCGTCGAGTACAACCTGAAGCGCACGCCGCGCCGCGTGAAGGCCACCATCGTGGCCGTGTGGCTCATCTCGGCCGTCATCTCCTTCCCGCCGCTCGTCTCGCTCTACCGCCGGCCCGACGGCGCCGCCTACCCGCAGTGTGGCCTCAACGACGAGACCTGGTACATTCTGTCCTCCTGCATCGGCTCCTTCTTCGCGCCCTGCCTCATCATGGGCCTGGTCTACGCGCGCATCTACCGGGTGGCCAAGCTGCGCACGCGCACGCTCAGCGAGAAGCGCGAGCCCGCGGGCCCCGACGGCGCGTCCCCGACCACGGAGAACGGGCTGGGCGCGGGCGAGAACGGGCACTGCGCGCCTCCGCGCCGCCCGCGCGCCGACGTGGAGCCAGAGGACAGCAGCGTGGGCGCCGAGAGGCGGCGGCGCCGGGGCGCGCtgcggcggggcgggcggcggcgcgcgggcggcgAGGGGCCCGCGGACGGCGCTGGGTCGGGGCCCGGGCCGGGGACGGCCGAGCCGAGCGCCCTGGCAGCCGCGAGGTCCCCGGGCCCCAGCGGGCGCCTGTCGCGCGCCAGCTCGCGCTCCGTCGAGTTCTTCCTGTCGCGCCGGCGCCGGGCGCGCAGCAGCGTGTGCCGCCGCAAGGTGGCCCAGGCGCGCGAGAAGCGCTTCACCTTCGTGCTGGCGGTGGTCATGGGCGTGTTCGTGCTCTGCTGGTTCCCCTTCTTCTTCAGCTACAGCCTGTACGGCATCTGCCGCGAGGCCTGCCAAGTGCCCCGCCCGCTCTTCAAGTTCTTCTTCTGGATCGGCTACTGCAACAGCTCGCTCAACCCGGTCATCTACACCGTCTTCAATCAGGACTTCCGGCGCTCTTTCAAGCACATCCTCTTCCGACGGAGGAGAAGGGGCTTCAGGCAGTGA